In one Rutidosis leptorrhynchoides isolate AG116_Rl617_1_P2 chromosome 8, CSIRO_AGI_Rlap_v1, whole genome shotgun sequence genomic region, the following are encoded:
- the LOC139863530 gene encoding uncharacterized protein: MTIDKRWTTIRNTFNPDFIKGLNAFIERCNNNLNSHGKCSCPCKHCGNTVFLKPKHIKAHITRYGFEPSYTIWRHHGELPQPPELHNTTDPLRNFLHDIQLEEVPNFEDEGPNDDDTMNDTTATALDDLINSTQTELYPGSKLSSLEFLAKLTHIKVLNKWTNTSFDQLLELLIQSHPPNNTIPKSFYETKKWMRKIGLGYQAIHACKNDCCLFYKEYQDLENCPICKESRWKDESTTGKKVPNKVLRYFTITPKLKHLYSSRYTAKDMTWHATGRCNEDGKMRHPVDGQAWKEIDKR, translated from the coding sequence ATGACGATTGATAAGAGGTGGACTACTATACGAAATACATTTAATCCTGACTTTATTAAAGGTCTTAACGCATTTATTGAGAGGTGTAACAACAATTTGAATTCGCACGGTAAGTGTAGTTGCCCATGTAAACATTGTGGTAATACGGTTTTTCTTAAACCTAAACATATAAAAGCCCATATAACTAGATATGGGTTTGAACCCTCTTATACCATATGGCGGCATCATGGTGAACTACCACAACCACCCGAACTACACAACACAACGGACCCTCTAAGAAATTTCTTGCACGATATTCAGTTGGAGGAAGTTCCTAATTTTGAGGACGAAGGTCCGAATGACGATGATACTATGAATGACACCACCGCAACTGCTCTTGATGATTTAATTAACTCCACCCAAACCGAGCTATATCCCGGTAGCAAGTTGTCCTCATTAGAGTTTTTAGCCAAGTTAACACACATTAAGGTCTTGAACAAATGGACGAATACTTCATTCGACCAATTGTTAGAATTACTCATACAATCACATCCCCCAAATAACACGATTCCGAAATCATTTTACGAAACTAAGAAGTGGATGAGAAAGATCGGTTTAGGGTATCAAGCGATACATGCTTGTAAGAATGATTGTTGTTTGTTTTATAAAGAATACCAGGATTTGGAAAATTGTCCAATATGTAAAGAGAGTAGATGGAAAGATGAAAGCACAACGGGGAAAAAAGTTCCTAATAAAGTTTTGCGTTATTTTACAATAACTCCAAAACTAAAACATTTGTACAGTTCCAGATACACTGCAAAGGATATGACTTGGCATGCTACTGGGCGGTGCAATGAAGACGGTAAGATGCGTCATCCGGTAGATGGTCAAGCTTGGAAAGAAATTGACAAAAGATAA